Proteins co-encoded in one Haladaptatus sp. ZSTT2 genomic window:
- a CDS encoding ABC transporter ATP-binding protein: MSSETASEFETTVATGQTLVEVNELKTYYESSGLFSGNPVKAVDGVNFEIKKGETLGLVGESGCGKTTLGRTLVRLEKATGGEVKYKGTDITKLSGSDLKNWRRNAQIVFQDPESSLNDRMTVGEIIREPLDVHEIGTPRDRRDKVRNLLETVGLREEHYFRYPHQFSGGQRQRIGIARALALEPEFVVLDEPVSALDVSVQAKILNLLEDLQEEFGLTYLFIAHDLSVVRHICDRTAVMYLGHIMEIGDTEELFTDPANPYTLSLLSAIPDPNPTVERERITLRGTPPSPRDPPKGCPFSTRCPTKIRPPKYEDIDDEVWGGIELLREIVRERTRADKSIGERAREVLGMETRFSNIEDINREVFGDLEVPAEIRTHLTEAEELVASGNEKDAAAYLRAEFGSICDGVVPEDAQRANGDADIIKPEQLSVSESGRLSLCHRHKAEYQEPSEYLDEHIFAR, translated from the coding sequence ATGAGCAGTGAAACCGCAAGTGAGTTCGAGACGACCGTCGCAACGGGCCAGACGCTGGTCGAGGTTAACGAATTAAAGACCTACTATGAGAGCAGCGGGCTGTTCAGTGGGAACCCCGTCAAAGCAGTTGACGGCGTCAACTTCGAAATCAAGAAAGGCGAAACGCTCGGTCTCGTCGGCGAGTCCGGCTGTGGGAAGACCACGCTTGGCCGCACGCTCGTTCGCTTAGAGAAGGCGACCGGTGGCGAGGTCAAGTACAAGGGCACGGACATCACGAAGCTGTCTGGCTCCGACCTGAAAAACTGGCGGCGCAACGCCCAGATTGTCTTCCAAGACCCAGAGTCCAGCCTCAACGACCGTATGACGGTCGGGGAGATCATCCGCGAGCCACTCGACGTACACGAGATTGGCACGCCCCGCGACCGCCGGGATAAGGTGCGAAACCTGCTCGAAACCGTTGGCCTGCGCGAGGAGCACTACTTCCGCTATCCCCACCAGTTCTCCGGTGGCCAGCGCCAGCGCATCGGCATCGCCCGCGCGCTCGCGCTCGAACCGGAGTTCGTCGTACTCGACGAACCGGTCTCGGCGCTTGACGTATCTGTGCAGGCGAAGATTCTGAACCTGCTCGAAGACCTCCAAGAGGAGTTCGGGCTGACGTATCTGTTCATCGCCCACGACCTCTCTGTGGTGCGTCACATCTGTGACCGAACCGCGGTGATGTATCTCGGACACATCATGGAGATTGGCGACACAGAAGAGCTGTTCACCGACCCAGCGAATCCGTACACGCTCTCGTTGCTGTCTGCGATTCCAGACCCGAATCCGACGGTCGAACGCGAGCGCATCACGCTCCGTGGGACGCCACCCAGCCCGCGTGACCCACCGAAGGGCTGTCCGTTCAGCACGCGGTGTCCGACGAAGATTCGCCCGCCGAAGTACGAAGACATAGACGATGAGGTGTGGGGTGGCATCGAGTTGCTCCGCGAAATCGTCCGCGAGCGCACGCGCGCAGACAAGTCGATTGGTGAGCGTGCCCGCGAAGTCCTCGGCATGGAGACGCGGTTTTCGAACATCGAGGACATAAACCGCGAGGTGTTTGGCGACCTCGAGGTTCCCGCGGAGATTCGCACCCACCTCACCGAAGCGGAGGAACTCGTCGCAAGCGGCAATGAGAAAGACGCCGCTGCCTACCTTCGCGCGGAGTTCGGCAGCATCTGTGACGGCGTCGTCCCCGAAGACGCACAGCGCGCAAACGGCGACGCAGACATCATCAAACCCGAACAGCTTTCGGTGAGCGAGTCGGGCCGCCTGAGCCTGTGTCATCGCCACAAAGCCGAGTATCAGGAACCGTCTGAGTACTTAGACGAACACATCTTCGCTCGATGA
- a CDS encoding DUF7555 family protein codes for MSTEPSLRTQQAVDALVYVGAVTLVLFSISALVSFGVGGGWPGVKNMLFVLGFLAFGVAAFQLRPSAPWKDESDTSRDETPFERLTYRVPPLKGTTLPVNDRMRGSTKLFLASLLTLLVSLVMEFGLGIGA; via the coding sequence ATGAGCACCGAGCCGTCACTGCGAACCCAGCAAGCGGTCGATGCGCTGGTGTACGTCGGTGCGGTGACGCTCGTCCTCTTCTCGATTTCTGCGCTCGTGAGCTTCGGCGTCGGCGGCGGCTGGCCGGGCGTGAAGAACATGCTGTTCGTGCTCGGCTTTCTCGCCTTCGGCGTCGCCGCCTTCCAGTTGCGGCCAAGCGCGCCGTGGAAAGACGAGAGCGATACGAGTCGGGATGAAACGCCCTTCGAACGGCTGACCTACCGCGTGCCGCCGCTCAAAGGGACGACCCTGCCGGTAAACGACCGGATGCGGGGGTCGACAAAGCTGTTTCTCGCAAGCCTCCTGACGCTTCTCGTCTCGCTCGTGATGGAGTTTGGCTTGGGGATTGGTGCCTAG
- a CDS encoding ABC transporter permease, translating to MSQNSVTEDVPLLQRIRENPRPALIWGSIMALLFVLEFGAVATTVLGFISSVIAAIPGGTGASLAAAFKDASASAAQIPTLTSRELIPNQGYQESANGPWVNTFLGLEPKWAWLIRVLLTYTYAFTFLAWVLVGYKVFRDNYRYADWTPRDDVVRRMKNHRWGQFGFIIVFLFVIMAVFAPTLGPTTFDENIDRPYENQFKYFNEDTQSVQEAFVGDANLMTASRGAGSTNIQPWQYDEYGRFHPFGTMPTPGQDLFTFMVHGARVSLFIGLVSISLSTFLAAGFGLLTAYYKGLVDLATVVASDSIMSLPQLLILILLSVVFQDHWLSSIYNGGLLIALIFAGTGWPFLWRAIRGPAFQVSEQEWVDAARSYGQRSTVTMKKHMLPYILGYLLIYGSMTLGGIIIGTSALSFLGLGISPPTPEWGSAISAGQNYVTTDAWHVSLIPGLLIVLVVTAFNALGDGIRDSLDPKSGVGDETGGEAAAAAGGGGG from the coding sequence ATGAGCCAAAACAGTGTAACAGAAGACGTACCGCTTCTCCAGCGTATCAGGGAGAACCCGCGTCCTGCACTCATCTGGGGTTCCATCATGGCACTCCTGTTCGTGCTCGAATTCGGGGCGGTTGCGACGACCGTGCTCGGGTTCATCTCGTCGGTGATCGCTGCGATTCCGGGCGGTACCGGCGCGTCGCTCGCTGCCGCATTCAAAGATGCCTCGGCCAGTGCCGCACAGATTCCAACGCTCACCTCGCGGGAACTCATCCCGAATCAAGGCTATCAGGAATCGGCAAACGGTCCGTGGGTGAACACCTTCCTCGGGCTCGAACCCAAGTGGGCGTGGCTCATCCGCGTGTTGCTCACCTACACCTACGCCTTCACGTTCCTCGCGTGGGTGCTCGTCGGATACAAGGTGTTCCGCGACAACTACCGCTACGCAGACTGGACGCCACGCGACGACGTGGTGCGCCGGATGAAAAACCACCGGTGGGGCCAGTTCGGCTTCATCATCGTGTTCCTGTTCGTGATTATGGCGGTGTTCGCGCCAACGCTCGGCCCAACGACGTTCGACGAGAACATTGACCGCCCATACGAAAATCAGTTCAAGTACTTCAACGAAGACACCCAGTCCGTCCAAGAGGCGTTCGTCGGTGACGCGAACCTGATGACCGCCTCGCGCGGGGCGGGGAGTACGAACATCCAGCCGTGGCAGTACGACGAATACGGCAGGTTCCATCCGTTTGGCACCATGCCAACACCCGGACAGGACTTGTTTACCTTCATGGTACACGGGGCGCGGGTGTCGCTGTTTATCGGCCTCGTCTCCATCAGCCTGAGTACGTTCCTCGCGGCTGGCTTTGGCCTGCTCACGGCGTACTACAAGGGGCTGGTTGACCTCGCAACGGTTGTGGCGAGCGACTCCATCATGAGTCTGCCACAACTGCTCATCCTCATCTTGCTCTCGGTGGTGTTCCAAGACCACTGGCTGTCGAGCATCTACAACGGCGGCTTGCTGATTGCGCTCATCTTCGCCGGGACGGGCTGGCCGTTCCTCTGGCGCGCGATCCGCGGGCCTGCGTTCCAGGTCTCAGAACAAGAGTGGGTTGACGCCGCCCGCAGCTACGGGCAGCGCTCGACCGTGACGATGAAAAAACACATGCTGCCGTACATCCTCGGCTACCTGCTCATCTACGGCTCGATGACGCTCGGTGGCATCATCATCGGCACCTCTGCGCTGTCGTTCCTCGGGCTTGGCATCTCGCCGCCAACCCCTGAATGGGGCAGCGCCATCAGCGCCGGACAGAACTACGTGACCACCGATGCGTGGCACGTCTCGCTCATCCCGGGCCTGCTCATCGTGCTCGTCGTGACCGCGTTCAACGCGCTCGGTGACGGCATCCGCGACTCACTCGACCCCAAAAGTGGTGTTGGTGACGAGACGGGCGGTGAGGCTGCTGCCGCCGCCGGAGGTGGTGGTGGATGA
- a CDS encoding CBS domain-containing protein — MKVSDAMTPRDSLVTVELPGTRDDVLEYLQERKFSSVPVIKQTDDGEEFRGLVSREALITDPDEDQLALLVEEVPTTQADADITDVAELMIAEGARRIPVVDGQLEGIVTVTDVVRAIAAGDAPGEMEVGELYEYRVNTVFSGSPLRVCERELSYADEAYGIVLDDEAEVAGIITEVDILNVARVVEGEDGTGDSIANEDDEWMWEGIKATGNRYLPTRNVELPSGPVSEFMSDDLKTIGRRRTAQDAAKLMRNEDIEQIPVMSGDELIGIVRDMDLLIACLQ; from the coding sequence ATGAAAGTCTCTGATGCGATGACGCCGCGTGACTCGCTCGTGACGGTGGAGTTACCCGGCACGCGAGATGACGTGCTCGAATATCTCCAGGAGCGCAAGTTTTCCTCGGTGCCGGTCATCAAGCAGACCGATGACGGCGAGGAGTTTCGCGGTCTCGTCTCGCGTGAAGCCCTGATTACAGACCCGGACGAAGACCAGCTTGCACTGCTCGTCGAAGAAGTGCCGACGACGCAGGCAGACGCCGACATCACCGACGTTGCCGAGTTGATGATTGCAGAAGGCGCCCGCCGCATCCCCGTCGTGGACGGCCAGCTTGAGGGCATCGTCACCGTGACCGACGTGGTTCGCGCCATTGCCGCTGGTGACGCCCCCGGTGAGATGGAGGTCGGCGAGCTTTACGAATACCGCGTCAACACCGTGTTTTCGGGTTCGCCGCTGCGTGTCTGTGAGCGCGAACTGTCCTACGCCGACGAAGCCTACGGTATCGTCCTCGACGACGAGGCCGAGGTCGCGGGTATCATCACCGAAGTGGACATCCTGAACGTCGCACGCGTGGTCGAAGGCGAGGACGGCACGGGCGACTCCATCGCCAATGAGGACGACGAGTGGATGTGGGAGGGCATCAAGGCGACGGGCAACCGCTATCTGCCGACCCGCAACGTCGAACTGCCAAGCGGCCCGGTCAGCGAGTTCATGAGCGACGACCTGAAAACGATTGGCCGCCGGCGCACCGCACAGGACGCAGCGAAGCTGATGCGCAACGAAGACATCGAACAGATTCCGGTCATGAGCGGCGACGAGCTCATCGGCATCGTCCGCGACATGGACCTCCTCATCGCCTGTCTCCAATGA
- the glyS gene encoding glycine--tRNA ligase, giving the protein MSSDAERLSELAKRRGFYFPASGAYGGVAGFYVYGPQGAALKRNLEDTWRDQFVVKEGHEEIDAPTIMPEPVFEASGHLDGFDDMIVECPECGESHRADHLVEDNTDIEEAESYSPEEVAELIAEYDLECPSCHAKLAGTEVSEFNLMFGTNIGPGSSSPGYLRPETAQGIFVEFPRLKEYARNTLPFGVAQIGTAYRNEISPRRGLIRVREFTQAELEHFIDPEADEPPLHRVADVEVTLYPAAQQQADGQEYVTMTIGDAVEQGVIESAWVGYYLGVAAGWYERIGVDMDRFRYRQHLAGERAHYASDCWDAEAELDGNWVEITGFAYRGDYDLSHHGAHSGEEFTIFKQYDEPKTVERAVVEPDMAYLGPEYGSAAGQIVEELEALAARDRSAFDGDDVTVEVDGEAYTIPVEKTGFAVEEQTESGEHITPHVVEPSFGVGRIVHTVLEHAMTEDEVDGEERTFLKLVPELAPTNVAVFPLMDRDGMGEQAHEIADTLRQYGLSAAYDDSGNIGRRYRRQDEIGTPFCVTVDYESLEDGTVTVRERDTTAQARVAIADLPELLLALRAGDRSFDDL; this is encoded by the coding sequence ATGAGCTCTGACGCAGAACGACTCTCGGAACTCGCAAAGCGCCGCGGCTTCTACTTCCCCGCTTCGGGTGCCTACGGCGGCGTCGCCGGCTTCTACGTCTACGGCCCGCAGGGTGCGGCATTAAAGCGCAACCTCGAAGACACCTGGCGCGACCAGTTCGTCGTCAAAGAGGGCCACGAGGAAATCGACGCACCGACCATCATGCCCGAACCGGTGTTCGAAGCCTCCGGCCACTTAGATGGGTTCGACGACATGATCGTCGAATGCCCTGAGTGTGGCGAGAGTCACCGCGCAGACCACCTCGTCGAGGACAACACGGACATCGAGGAAGCAGAGAGCTACTCGCCCGAAGAGGTTGCAGAACTGATTGCTGAATACGACCTCGAATGCCCGTCGTGTCACGCGAAACTCGCGGGCACCGAAGTGTCAGAGTTCAACCTCATGTTCGGCACGAACATCGGTCCCGGTTCGTCGTCGCCGGGCTACCTGCGCCCCGAGACGGCACAGGGTATCTTCGTGGAGTTCCCCCGTCTCAAAGAGTACGCCCGCAACACGCTTCCGTTCGGCGTCGCGCAGATTGGCACGGCCTACCGCAACGAGATAAGTCCCCGGCGCGGCCTGATTCGCGTGCGTGAGTTCACGCAGGCGGAACTCGAACACTTCATCGACCCCGAAGCGGACGAGCCACCGCTCCACCGCGTCGCGGACGTGGAAGTGACGCTCTATCCGGCGGCCCAGCAGCAAGCAGACGGCCAGGAGTACGTGACCATGACCATCGGCGACGCCGTCGAACAGGGCGTCATCGAGAGCGCGTGGGTTGGCTACTACCTCGGCGTCGCCGCGGGCTGGTACGAGCGCATCGGCGTAGACATGGACCGGTTCCGGTACCGTCAGCACCTCGCGGGCGAGCGCGCCCACTACGCGAGCGACTGTTGGGACGCAGAAGCCGAGTTGGACGGCAACTGGGTCGAAATCACCGGGTTCGCCTACCGAGGCGACTACGACCTCTCGCACCACGGCGCGCACTCGGGCGAAGAGTTCACCATCTTCAAGCAGTACGACGAGCCGAAGACGGTCGAACGCGCCGTTGTCGAACCCGACATGGCCTATCTCGGTCCTGAGTACGGCTCTGCGGCTGGTCAGATTGTCGAAGAACTCGAAGCGCTCGCCGCCCGCGACCGTTCGGCGTTCGACGGCGACGACGTAACGGTCGAAGTCGATGGTGAAGCGTACACCATTCCCGTCGAGAAAACCGGGTTCGCCGTCGAAGAACAGACCGAGTCGGGCGAGCACATCACGCCCCACGTCGTCGAACCGTCGTTCGGCGTGGGTCGCATCGTCCACACCGTCCTCGAACACGCGATGACCGAGGACGAAGTCGATGGCGAGGAGCGAACGTTCCTCAAACTCGTCCCCGAACTCGCGCCGACGAACGTCGCCGTCTTCCCGCTGATGGACCGCGACGGCATGGGCGAACAGGCCCACGAAATCGCAGACACCCTCCGTCAGTACGGCCTGTCCGCTGCGTACGACGATTCCGGTAACATCGGTCGCCGGTATCGCAGACAGGACGAAATCGGCACGCCGTTTTGCGTGACCGTGGACTACGAATCGCTCGAAGACGGCACGGTGACCGTCCGTGAACGCGACACGACCGCCCAGGCCCGCGTCGCCATTGCCGATCTCCCCGAACTCCTGCTCGCGCTCCGCGCAGGCGACCGTTCGTTTGACGACCTCTGA
- a CDS encoding cation:proton antiporter — MAAASAGNLLLEAGVVFAVLAIGGSVASRFGQSVIPAYILFGILIGPFAPDIAGQSLTLIETREFISLLAELGIVFLLFFIGLEFSFDRLIQAGRKLGIAGGVDFVVNFGIGIVAGFALGFSLLETFFLAGIVYASSSAIITKTLVDLGWIADPESETILGVLVFEDIILAVYLAILTALAFGDGGLASIGASLARSGAFLVVLVALAARGQPLVERLLDVQSSELFLLRVVGAIVFAGGLALAFGVSEAVAAFFIGAAFGTTSHAHRIERIISSERDLYAAVFFFSIGLGTDPRLLATVAVPVLVLVVLTTASKLLSGYVSGQRYNLGRRRSIRVSLAMIARGEFSLVVAAIAATAGGSLVLSETIPAIGVGYVLVMSILGTMAMRYSKTVERWLGVAV; from the coding sequence ATGGCGGCTGCGTCAGCCGGAAACCTCCTCCTCGAAGCAGGCGTCGTGTTCGCCGTCCTCGCCATCGGTGGCAGCGTCGCAAGCCGGTTCGGCCAGTCGGTGATTCCCGCCTACATCCTCTTTGGCATCCTCATCGGCCCCTTCGCGCCCGATATCGCGGGCCAGTCGCTCACGCTCATCGAGACGCGGGAGTTCATCAGCCTGCTCGCGGAACTCGGAATCGTCTTCTTGCTCTTTTTCATCGGCCTCGAATTCAGCTTCGACCGGCTGATACAGGCGGGTCGCAAGCTCGGTATCGCCGGTGGCGTCGATTTCGTCGTGAACTTCGGTATCGGCATCGTCGCCGGGTTCGCCCTTGGCTTCTCGCTGCTTGAGACGTTCTTCCTCGCAGGAATCGTCTACGCGTCTTCGAGTGCGATTATCACGAAAACGCTCGTCGACCTCGGGTGGATTGCAGACCCCGAGAGCGAAACCATCCTCGGCGTGCTCGTCTTCGAAGACATCATCCTCGCCGTCTATCTCGCCATCCTCACCGCCCTCGCGTTCGGTGACGGCGGCCTCGCCTCCATCGGCGCGTCGCTCGCGCGGTCTGGGGCGTTCCTCGTCGTGCTCGTCGCCCTCGCTGCTCGCGGCCAGCCGCTCGTCGAACGCCTGCTCGACGTACAATCGTCCGAATTGTTCTTGCTCCGCGTGGTGGGTGCTATCGTTTTCGCCGGCGGGCTTGCCCTCGCTTTCGGCGTGAGCGAAGCAGTCGCCGCCTTCTTCATCGGCGCGGCGTTCGGCACGACCTCCCACGCCCACCGCATCGAACGCATCATCTCCTCCGAGCGCGACCTCTACGCCGCCGTGTTCTTCTTCTCGATTGGGCTCGGCACCGACCCTCGGCTCTTGGCGACGGTCGCTGTGCCCGTGCTCGTGCTCGTCGTCTTGACCACTGCGAGCAAACTGCTCTCGGGCTACGTGAGCGGCCAGCGATACAATCTCGGTCGTCGTCGGTCGATTCGTGTCTCACTCGCCATGATTGCCCGCGGCGAGTTTTCGCTCGTCGTCGCTGCCATCGCCGCCACGGCCGGGGGGTCGCTCGTGTTGAGCGAGACGATTCCCGCGATTGGCGTCGGCTACGTGCTCGTCATGAGCATCTTGGGGACGATGGCGATGCGCTATTCAAAGACGGTCGAGCGATGGCTCGGGGTTGCTGTCTGA
- a CDS encoding diacylglycerol/polyprenol kinase family protein, with amino-acid sequence MDDEIERRLIHASGIFAPLSYWLGVLTWQQLGYALVAGSVVVLFLEIVRLIVGLDWKIYDDLTREYEKDNLAGYALYVWGVTAVALVFEPRIAIPAMLMLSIGDPISGILGSGELRAAKQAYVLLAMFGVCLFIAVWSVPFLVAVCGALAATIADGVKPVIAGYVIDDNLTIPLGSAVTMYLALTYLPSAVQNLSFLL; translated from the coding sequence ATGGACGACGAAATCGAACGCCGACTCATCCACGCCTCGGGCATTTTCGCCCCCCTCTCGTACTGGCTAGGCGTGCTCACCTGGCAGCAGTTGGGCTACGCTCTCGTCGCCGGGTCGGTGGTCGTGTTGTTTCTTGAAATCGTCCGCCTCATCGTCGGCCTCGACTGGAAAATCTACGACGACCTGACCCGCGAGTACGAGAAGGACAATTTGGCAGGATATGCGCTCTACGTCTGGGGCGTCACCGCGGTTGCGCTCGTGTTCGAACCGCGGATTGCGATTCCCGCCATGTTGATGCTCTCGATTGGCGACCCCATCAGCGGGATTCTCGGCTCCGGTGAACTCCGGGCTGCCAAACAGGCGTACGTCCTGCTCGCGATGTTCGGCGTCTGTCTGTTCATCGCGGTGTGGTCGGTTCCGTTTCTCGTCGCCGTCTGCGGCGCGCTCGCCGCAACCATCGCAGACGGCGTGAAACCCGTCATCGCGGGGTACGTCATCGACGACAACCTCACGATTCCACTCGGCTCTGCGGTGACGATGTACCTCGCGCTCACCTACCTGCCGAGTGCGGTGCAGAATCTGTCGTTCCTGCTCTGA
- a CDS encoding DUF7529 family protein, with the protein MPEHGDDQQEYADRLAQDADVLKNGWTATIDEMKAMAAEYEDQGWNAYYVAAGHTATEPPDAGPKGRFGLVHVIPGNYADDFVETFEAGEFSTYDVFRKEMDGHVFFVTKLLDEPSKNAIFIAGQYELWNAGNLVSHAMEAGEIYTHVQKLDGTMLGSFKHDDPAKFFPHAEDFKQHYGAMGDQQPDVSGRAVSAEEVEAMQEQSEE; encoded by the coding sequence ATGCCCGAACACGGAGACGACCAACAGGAGTACGCAGACCGGCTGGCCCAGGACGCAGACGTGCTGAAAAACGGCTGGACGGCCACCATCGACGAGATGAAAGCCATGGCCGCAGAGTACGAAGACCAGGGCTGGAACGCGTACTACGTCGCCGCGGGTCACACCGCGACCGAGCCACCAGACGCCGGGCCAAAAGGTCGCTTCGGTCTCGTCCACGTCATCCCCGGCAACTACGCAGACGACTTCGTCGAAACGTTCGAAGCAGGCGAGTTCTCGACCTACGACGTGTTCCGCAAGGAGATGGACGGCCACGTGTTTTTCGTCACCAAACTGCTCGATGAACCCTCGAAAAATGCCATCTTCATCGCCGGGCAGTACGAACTCTGGAATGCGGGCAACCTCGTCTCCCACGCGATGGAAGCAGGCGAAATCTACACCCACGTCCAGAAACTCGACGGCACGATGCTCGGCTCGTTCAAACACGACGACCCGGCCAAGTTCTTCCCGCACGCAGAAGACTTCAAACAGCACTACGGCGCGATGGGCGACCAACAACCGGACGTGAGCGGAAGGGCCGTAAGCGCGGAGGAAGTCGAAGCGATGCAAGAGCAGTCTGAAGAATAA
- a CDS encoding cation:proton antiporter regulatory subunit, with protein sequence MTVYESDIPGVGRKFELELSGGARLITLIHHDGRREVFYRPNQDADSQKLFDLDSQRARHFGAILEGAYFESVAVENLSVPLGNAIINWEAVPENSPLAGTTLADSGIRAHTGASVIAIQRAEDTIPNPDPETTTIEPGDYLVALGTREQVTALNQLLSAGA encoded by the coding sequence ATGACGGTTTACGAATCTGATATCCCGGGCGTGGGGCGAAAGTTCGAACTCGAACTCAGTGGTGGGGCGCGACTCATCACCCTCATCCACCACGACGGCCGACGAGAGGTGTTCTACCGACCGAATCAGGATGCAGACAGCCAAAAGCTGTTCGACTTAGACAGCCAGCGCGCCCGCCACTTCGGTGCGATTCTCGAAGGCGCGTACTTCGAATCCGTGGCCGTCGAAAACCTCTCTGTCCCGCTCGGAAACGCCATCATCAACTGGGAAGCGGTTCCCGAGAACTCGCCACTCGCCGGAACCACGCTCGCCGATTCCGGCATCCGCGCGCACACCGGGGCCTCCGTCATCGCCATCCAACGCGCAGAGGACACCATCCCGAACCCCGACCCCGAGACGACGACCATCGAACCCGGCGACTACCTCGTCGCCCTCGGCACGCGCGAACAGGTCACCGCGCTCAACCAACTCCTCTCGGCCGGGGCTTAA
- a CDS encoding ABC transporter ATP-binding protein codes for MSSMDELEQSTQRETGEPVLDVNNLRTAFFTDKEVIRAVDGISFDIREGETVGIVGESGSGKSVTARSIMGIVDSPGRILDGSSIRFKGEELVGKTEAEYRKIRGPGISMIFQDPLTSLNPVYTVGNQIKEVLRLHRGLRGHEATEEAVRLLEAVSIPDARRRVDEYPHQFSGGMRQRAVIAMALASKPELIIADEPTTALDVTIQAQILELLEEIQEERGLSIMFITHDMGVIAEIADRVNVMYAGEIIESAPVEELFGDPKHPYTEGLLESIPGRHPGEDRLRTIKGEVPTPNEPATYCRFAPRCPKAFDECNSVHPVSVPIHESADNHTAACLLYPEDGTREDAVETHRARSEVYEQ; via the coding sequence ATGAGTTCCATGGACGAACTCGAACAGTCCACCCAGCGAGAGACGGGCGAGCCCGTCCTCGACGTCAACAACCTGCGGACGGCGTTCTTCACTGACAAGGAGGTCATCCGCGCGGTCGACGGCATCAGCTTCGACATCCGCGAAGGCGAAACCGTCGGCATCGTCGGTGAGTCCGGTTCCGGGAAGTCGGTGACCGCCCGCTCGATTATGGGTATCGTCGACTCACCCGGCCGAATCTTAGACGGGTCGTCGATTCGCTTCAAGGGCGAAGAGCTGGTTGGGAAAACCGAGGCCGAGTACCGCAAGATTCGCGGGCCCGGCATCTCGATGATTTTCCAAGACCCGCTCACCTCGCTCAACCCGGTGTACACCGTCGGGAACCAGATCAAGGAAGTGCTTCGCCTCCACCGCGGCCTGCGCGGCCACGAGGCGACCGAAGAGGCTGTCCGCCTGCTCGAAGCCGTGAGCATTCCGGACGCCCGCCGTCGCGTTGACGAGTACCCTCACCAGTTCTCCGGGGGGATGCGCCAGCGTGCGGTCATCGCGATGGCACTGGCGAGCAAGCCAGAGCTCATCATCGCAGACGAGCCAACCACGGCGCTCGACGTGACGATTCAGGCCCAGATTCTCGAACTCTTAGAGGAGATTCAAGAAGAACGCGGCCTCTCTATCATGTTCATCACCCACGACATGGGTGTCATCGCGGAGATTGCAGACCGCGTGAACGTGATGTACGCGGGCGAGATCATCGAGTCCGCACCGGTCGAAGAGCTGTTTGGCGACCCCAAACACCCCTACACCGAGGGGCTGCTCGAAAGCATTCCGGGCCGCCATCCGGGCGAAGATCGGCTTCGCACCATCAAAGGCGAGGTGCCGACGCCGAACGAACCAGCGACCTACTGTCGGTTCGCACCCCGCTGCCCGAAGGCGTTCGATGAGTGTAACTCGGTCCACCCGGTGTCGGTCCCGATTCACGAATCGGCAGACAACCACACCGCCGCCTGTCTCCTGTATCCCGAGGACGGGACGCGGGAGGACGCAGTCGAAACCCACCGCGCGCGAAGCGAGGTGTATGAACAATGA